The window CACTCTCTTGGCTTGTCGGTTGAGAAAAAGATTGATTCGTAAGTGATACGAATAAAAGAAGAAAACTTAGCTTTCGATATAACCACACCATTTCAAATTCCTGTATTTATTCAGCGGAAGGTCTCGGCGAATCCAATCCTATCGCCGTGTCACCTTGTATCATAAATTTTCTATTTTGCCCATAGATACTCTGCAGCGTGATATAAGGATCATGGCCATTATTTACGCGTTTCCAGAGAGCATTTGCATTCACTCGAGCATCAATAGCTGTGAGTCCTGTACGGGTATAAATAACAGCAGAAGCATGTTTCCTGCGAGCCAGATAATTCACAGGATCGATAATGAAATCTAAAACTCTTCCTGTAAAATCTCGAACCGTTGAAGGGCCCAAAATAGGAATCATTAAGTAAGCGCCCTCATCAACTCCATATTTTCCTAAAGTCTGCCCAAAATCACTTGTATGTGATTGAATATCAAAAACTTCAGCCGCAGGATCAAAAAGCCCCCCTAATCCTAATGTCGAATTAATTAAAAAACGAGCACACGAATCAACAGCTTGCTCTCCTTCAGCTTGAAAAACATCATGAATAAAAACAAGAGGTGTCGTAAGATTTATTAAAACGCTATGAACTCTATCCTTAATTTCGTCAGGCAATCCTTCATCATAAACTTCAGCTACCGGACTAAAGATATATTTATCAAAATATTGATTAAAATTAAAAACACTCCGATTAAGATCCTCCAAAGGATCATTCATCATGACTGTTTCATCAATGCTTTCAAGAATATCTGCATCACTCAAATATGATCCAGATCCATGGCTATATGAAGAAAAAAGAAGATTTATCCCCAATAAGAGGGCAAAAAAAGTATATTTTGCGATAAAAAGATTAAGTTTATGAGACATGAGGTTATCTAAGGTTGGTTTCTCTTAATTTTAAAATAATGTGAAATTATCACTAAATTCTTAACAACTAAATATTATTTTTAATGTATTATAATAAAACTTTCGGAAAAACCACCATGATCTT of the Candidatus Paracaedimonas acanthamoebae genome contains:
- a CDS encoding VacJ family lipoprotein; the protein is MSHKLNLFIAKYTFFALLLGINLLFSSYSHGSGSYLSDADILESIDETVMMNDPLEDLNRSVFNFNQYFDKYIFSPVAEVYDEGLPDEIKDRVHSVLINLTTPLVFIHDVFQAEGEQAVDSCARFLINSTLGLGGLFDPAAEVFDIQSHTSDFGQTLGKYGVDEGAYLMIPILGPSTVRDFTGRVLDFIIDPVNYLARRKHASAVIYTRTGLTAIDARVNANALWKRVNNGHDPYITLQSIYGQNRKFMIQGDTAIGLDSPRPSAE